From the Armatimonadota bacterium genome, one window contains:
- a CDS encoding aminotransferase class V-fold PLP-dependent enzyme has product MPGRHFLQIPGPTNVPERILRAMDRAVPDHRGSELPPLVREVTAGLKGLFQSDDGQVVLFPASGTGATEAAIVNTVNPGDRVLAFNTGYFSHAFAECARHHGMQVDELELPWEEGVPAAVVEERLKADRGHSYAAVLVVYNETSTGVTSDLRSLRRAIDAAKHPALLLVDVVSALASIEFRFDEWGVDVALAGTQKGLMLPPGMAVLCVSPRALARAEEVRTPRHFFDWRPVLAEMRRGYFPYTPATLMLYGLREAVRMLNEEGLPQVFARHRRLAEGVRRAVRAWNLPIFCRNPAEYSNTLTAVVLPEGADADRVLRIAESRYHLSLGTGLGRLRGRVIRIGHLGALNELEALATIAGVEMAMEVAGIEVPTGAGVAACQRFFLE; this is encoded by the coding sequence ATGCCCGGGCGCCACTTTTTGCAGATCCCCGGTCCCACGAACGTGCCCGAACGCATTTTGCGCGCGATGGACCGCGCCGTGCCCGATCACCGCGGTTCCGAGCTGCCCCCGCTCGTCCGGGAGGTCACCGCCGGGCTCAAGGGGCTCTTCCAGAGCGACGACGGGCAGGTCGTGCTGTTTCCGGCGTCAGGCACGGGGGCGACGGAAGCGGCCATCGTCAACACCGTGAATCCCGGCGACCGGGTCCTGGCCTTCAACACCGGATACTTCAGTCACGCCTTCGCGGAATGCGCCCGGCACCACGGCATGCAGGTGGACGAGCTGGAGCTGCCCTGGGAGGAGGGCGTTCCCGCGGCGGTGGTCGAAGAGCGCCTGAAGGCCGACCGCGGACACAGCTATGCCGCCGTCCTGGTCGTGTACAACGAGACCTCCACCGGCGTGACGTCCGACCTGCGCTCGCTTCGGCGGGCGATCGACGCGGCGAAGCACCCGGCGCTGCTCCTGGTGGACGTGGTCAGCGCGCTGGCCAGCATCGAGTTCCGCTTCGACGAATGGGGGGTGGACGTGGCCCTGGCCGGGACGCAGAAAGGGCTGATGCTCCCGCCGGGGATGGCGGTGCTGTGCGTGAGCCCGCGGGCCCTGGCCCGCGCCGAGGAGGTGCGCACTCCGCGTCACTTCTTCGACTGGCGGCCGGTTCTCGCCGAGATGCGGCGCGGCTACTTTCCCTACACGCCGGCCACGCTGATGCTCTACGGGCTCCGCGAGGCGGTGCGCATGCTCAACGAGGAAGGGCTGCCGCAGGTCTTTGCCCGCCACCGGCGGCTCGCGGAGGGAGTCCGCCGGGCGGTGCGCGCCTGGAACCTGCCGATCTTCTGCCGGAATCCCGCCGAGTACAGCAACACGCTGACCGCCGTGGTGCTGCCGGAGGGCGCCGATGCCGACAGGGTGTTGCGCATCGCCGAGTCCCGCTATCACCTGTCGCTGGGCACGGGGTTGGGCCGTCTGCGCGGCCGCGTCATCCGCATCGGCCATCTCGGCGCGCTCAACGAGCTCGAAGCGCTGGCGACGATTGCCGGCGTGGAGATGGCGATGGAGGTCGCCGGGATCGAGGTACCCACGGGGGCCGGCGTCGCGGCCTGCCAGCGGTTCTTCCTGGAATGA
- a CDS encoding VOC family protein, which produces MTLSTIGQIAVHVNDLERAVQFYRDRLGMRFLFQAPPGLAFFDAGGVRLMLSRPEGRSGGTSILYFKVDDIQATAATLRSRDVRFTDEPHVIARMDTYDLWMAFFQDSEGNTHALMAEVPRA; this is translated from the coding sequence ATGACCCTGTCCACCATCGGCCAGATCGCCGTCCACGTCAACGATCTCGAGCGGGCCGTCCAGTTCTACCGTGACCGCCTGGGAATGCGATTCCTGTTCCAGGCGCCGCCCGGGCTGGCGTTCTTCGACGCGGGAGGCGTGCGGCTGATGCTCAGCCGGCCGGAAGGCCGCTCGGGCGGCACGTCGATCCTCTACTTCAAGGTGGACGACATCCAGGCCACGGCGGCGACGCTGCGTTCGCGCGACGTGCGGTTCACGGACGAGCCGCACGTCATCGCCAGGATGGACACCTACGACCTGTGGATGGCGTTCTTCCAGGACTCGGAGGGCAACACCCACGCCCTGATGGCCGAGGTGCCCCGGGCGTAG
- a CDS encoding NAD(P)H-dependent oxidoreductase subunit E: MGAAASPEAIVARWPNRAEYLIAILQEIQRECHYLPETALRAVARRLRVPLTEVFHVATFYNCFSLEPVGRHLVQVCLGTACHVRGAPRVLDRLLRELKLEVPGTTQDLEFTVRTVRCIGCCGLAPVVRVDTDTHPHLTQIKVPGLLRKYRRQAVARAAG; the protein is encoded by the coding sequence ATGGGTGCCGCGGCCAGCCCTGAGGCGATCGTTGCTCGCTGGCCCAACAGGGCCGAATACCTCATCGCTATTCTCCAGGAGATTCAACGCGAGTGTCATTACCTGCCGGAAACGGCACTCCGTGCGGTGGCGCGCCGGCTGCGGGTGCCGCTGACCGAGGTCTTCCACGTCGCCACGTTCTACAACTGCTTCAGTCTCGAGCCCGTCGGCAGACACCTGGTGCAGGTCTGTCTCGGCACCGCGTGCCACGTGCGAGGGGCACCGCGTGTGCTCGACCGCCTGCTGCGCGAGCTGAAGCTGGAAGTCCCGGGGACCACGCAGGATTTGGAATTCACCGTCCGCACGGTCCGCTGCATCGGGTGCTGCGGGCTGGCTCCGGTGGTGCGGGTGGATACGGACACCCACCCGCACCTGACCCAGATCAAGGTGCCCGGCCTGCTCAGGAAGTACCGCCGCCAGGCCGTGGCGCGGGCAGCGGGGTAA
- a CDS encoding VanZ family protein: protein MVLLLVVSVLPPTLGGQGGVLGHLLGYGIFVLLLRRWQRVGPAVLLAWGYGALIEAVQWALPYRSAESIDLVVNGVGVAGGLLVDRLWPRRQVSSSTTS, encoded by the coding sequence ATGGTCCTGCTTCTGGTCGTCTCGGTGCTCCCTCCGACGCTGGGCGGGCAGGGCGGCGTGCTCGGGCACCTGCTCGGCTATGGGATCTTCGTCCTGCTGCTGAGGCGATGGCAGCGGGTCGGACCGGCGGTGCTCCTGGCCTGGGGGTACGGGGCCCTGATCGAGGCCGTGCAGTGGGCGCTGCCCTACCGGTCCGCGGAAAGCATCGACCTTGTCGTCAACGGTGTGGGCGTGGCCGGGGGACTCCTGGTCGATCGGCTCTGGCCGCGCCGTCAGGTCTCGTCCAGCACGACGTCGTAG
- a CDS encoding OsmC family protein produces MKVSVEWAPPLRFIGTSAHSGAQLMIEDRREGVTPAGPSPMETTLMALASCSAVDVVEILQKMRGEITGLRVEADAERAPDPPRVFTKVRLRYRVSGRGLSRQQVERAVALSVDKYCSVAGMVKRTAELSYDVVLDET; encoded by the coding sequence ATGAAAGTATCGGTGGAGTGGGCGCCGCCGCTGCGCTTCATCGGCACCTCCGCCCACAGCGGGGCGCAGCTCATGATCGAGGACCGACGCGAAGGGGTCACGCCCGCCGGGCCGTCCCCGATGGAAACGACGCTGATGGCCCTGGCGAGCTGCTCCGCCGTGGATGTGGTGGAGATCCTGCAGAAGATGCGGGGCGAGATCACCGGTCTCCGCGTCGAGGCCGACGCGGAGCGCGCCCCCGATCCCCCCAGAGTCTTCACGAAAGTCCGCCTGCGGTACCGGGTCTCAGGCCGGGGGCTGTCGCGCCAGCAGGTGGAGCGCGCGGTGGCGCTGTCGGTGGACAAGTACTGCTCGGTCGCCGGGATGGTGAAGCGGACCGCGGAGCTCTCCTACGACGTCGTGCTGGACGAGACCTGA